GCAAACAATAACGCGGATGCAATAATgtgaaaattgtataaaaagtaGTGAGCTTTGCAAACGTTGGAACTCCCGATGATCCGTGAACTATTCgtgtacattttcataaagcCTGGAACATTTACACCGACGAGAAGTAGATCCAAGatggacaaaaacaaaatgaaattatccGTTGAAGTTCGACTTCTGTTCTTTGCCATAACTATAGCAACTATCGTATTTCCGGGAATTCCAAGCACAAAAATGATCACCATGTATGAAAGCAGCGTAAATCTTAACCATGTGGGCAATTGCTCATCAATGTTTGTTAAGTTGCAGGTATTTAATTGACCTGTCGAAGCACAAGTGATATTCATCATTTTGCTTCTGTACGTGGTTATACTTGTGTAACatttatgaaagttttaaagatacCTAACCTTTTATATCAAACTGGAATTGGAATCATGCTGATTTCTTCCAATACCAGCAGAAAGAAACTATTGTGTGTGGTTGTAGGTATTAAGCGTGAACATAATCTTTCTTCTTCTATAATGTATATCTTGAAGTATTTGGAATTCTGaggaaaaaaagtgttttttttaaagttattttaacgTTGTAATATGACACCTAAAAAAGAGgttatatttgcttttttacAGCTGGTCTGTTTTTCGAGGTATATCCGTAGCCTGATTTTGTCTCGTTGGCAGCGAATATGTTTCACGAACAGTCGGGGTGAATATGGTTATAAATTCGGGATCCAGAAACTGACATTATTAGAAACCttcacaaaatattgtaaatctGATTATTCAGCGAAAAAATGTCTCTGATCAGGCTTTTTAAGGTAAAGTAAAATTTTGAGAGAAAATGGAAAAACTTCGTTTGacagttaaatgtaaaaaaaataatgtcgtTACCTTTACTAGTTTAGCCTAACTTAGATTTTCGGAAATGGTTAGTCCGTTGGTGTGagaatcttttatattttattttaactgtcCAGAATGGAGGCGTTATTTTGAATAGTCAAAGCAGAACACAAAAGCGAATTTGCCATATGAAACAAGAATaagtttgacaatttttagCCAATGTTGATTGCCGAAAGAACATTTGAAACACACAATTTTTAGTTACTGTTTCATAAGAATACAAAGAATTATACAGAGTAGAAGACAGCATTTTTTGCGGTGAAATTCTTAATCATGGTAAATACGTCCGCCTTTGTTGTTGTGTTAGCCGTATGTCACAGGCAAATTGTTTGCTCGAAATCTAAAAAAAACGGATATGAAACTTCTTTTATGTATTAACGTGCCATTTACGAGTCATGAAACATTCCTGTCCAGCTGAAATATCCATAGATTATCGCAAATGTTTCTTTGGTTCTTGAATTGTGACTAACCAGTATGCGTAGATGTGCtttacatataaatgtttttcaaatacattcaaGATGACTGACTTGCGGCCATATTGGATTTTTAAATCGCAAGGTATGTCCGCGCAAAACCTTGTAATAGCTAGGTGTGCATTAGCATCGGTCTGTTCTGCtcggtatttttttacatagtTACGgctctttgatatttttaacattaattacaCATCGGTATTCTTTCCTTCAAGTCATCTCGATAACATGATGCCATTGATTTGATCTTCCTTGGCACAGTGACTCAACAGTATGAGTAAATGTGCGTCACATAAAGTATTTTCCAAACGCATGTAAAAAATCTGAGCAGGCCCGTTGCTTAAtattttttccttcttttattcattattcCCAACATAACTGAATTCATATTCCAagcaattttcatttttattgatcGTTCTATGCACTACTAAACTCATTTTGTAAGCATTGTGTTAAGCCTCAGTACAACTTAAGATTAAATAActagagaaaaaaataagactATATAACTAAAATAGAGTTCAATATAATGTCGTTTAAATTTCGAAGGGCCACACGatgctttattaaaaagaaatgttttggaATTACCAACGAAATTCCAAACAGGTCCAGTGACTTACTGTATACTTATGAGGCAGATAAGTGCTCGGCTGAGCATATATAGCATCAATATTGTTTAGTGAAAAATCGGAGATAGGTACTCGCTCAtgctttttttgtaaaatgaactgTTTGTGTATGACGTTGCAAATCATTatgagtgttaaaactaagatacaatgagctggaacccttcagccaAAACTCTacttaaacaaatgaaaatctTCGTGGTCTAGTGGATCATGTGATGTTCTTTCTATtcttttcttgactttaccggcatGGGTTTGCAACCCACTAAAACccaaatattgtttatattataactGTATTTGTTCTGCAGTTTTGATGGcataaagtaaataataataaaatagtgttttcagatgcattaccgggaaatctttttaaaccaaaacctcgtagttaaaaaatgcaaatcattggtatttaaaacaacattgaaagtCACGGGATATGCAGATTTTGTAATGATGTTGTGCGAGCTAAATTTAGATTTGCTGTCGgttttgttacattttgtaattgcgataaatgcatttgtttacatTCCAGTGGTCACAAAAGGTCAAGAGGTTAAGATggttaagagaagtcatttggatatgcatacaaataaataagtttacatcaacaaaacataatagactttaaacttgacattaatgaaagatgcactcttactcccaaataagatttaccacaattaatacaattgttttaatataccgaaaaggatgaataaaagtcgaaaacaatgtttcttatgaaggataccgagtttaattggaaagaaaggtgcagaaaacatgttATTTCCACCTTATGAGACGAGCATAAGTAGaatacagtaaatattttaatactccTCAATCATTCAACAAaatttgcgttttcagctatcaaataTACGGTTACactcgtgttatcagtaattaatattttccataaatgcattatttagtaagtagttaaaggtttatcacttgaagtttatgtttgttatacaaaggtatgtattgattttgaataggagtgtcactttaatcatCAGTTCATTTTGAATTATTCCCCTTAGTTAATTGTGTGCCGCCTCAGTATTTCTCAGTAAACACTGCTCAGAAATATGAGTTGTGGTATTTGTGAAGTCCTGCACTGTTAATTTAAGGGCTGATGTTGATATGGTTTAAGATTTCTTATTATTTCTTTCGACATCCGCACGGTAATAATGAGGCTTAGAATCGCTGAATGCGAGTTCAACGAAAGGTGTTGGGAAGGTTATATGATGAgatatttcctttatttaatTAGCTTAACATTGTTCTTTATAATGAGTACGCCGCTTTTGTTTAAGTTATATGATACGAGGTATATTTCTTATTCATGTAATTAACGTGAAACGCGATGtacaataaattgtttactaGTTCTAATAATTGGTAATATTATACAGCGCTCCTTATaattatctgatattttttatggaaaagGTCAATAACATTAAACTTCTACTTTAATAAAGGTATATTAATACGGACAATAGTTTACACGCATTCAGTCCGTGTTTTCACACTAACATTTATAGATAAATGATCAATTTTACATACTATTTTGggatttattttgtcattgacTCTTTTACAGCATAGAGGCAAGACACTCGATTTTTTTCTGTTgctgtattgtatttttatgactATGTTCTAGTGGTAAGGTACGTGACTGTCAACCCAGGGGTAGCATGTTCAATTCACCGCCTACTACTAAAATGATAACCTTCTTCCCGTTAAACGGCTTTCGGAActcatcggccattttccatcgaaaacaacatgcAAGTAAATGGCGGATTAGATTCAATTCAGGAGTTAAAtgtaatgactttactcttgagAATCTTCATACTTTATACAGTATGGCAATCCATTGGCAATCAGTTAAACAGCATGCTTGTTAAAACCATATAACTAATCAATActattattgaaaaatacaaatccATAATTGCACATAAAAGCAACTCCAAAATAGGCTTTGATTACAAAACCGCAGTGATTTTTTCTTGATTATTTAGCTTGCCCCCTGTTGTTTCCACAGTCTAACTTGATGACGCCGGAGGCCGACATAAAACCTCGAGTTTCCGATGTTTTGAGTTATTTATATCTTCAGGAAGACCTTGACTTTGAAGATGCGGATGAGGACAGTGAGGGGGATTTTCCCGAGGGTCTGGACATGTATAAGATGGTTCTGGTGGTAAACTCAGAGCTAAACATGGGGGTGGGGAAGGTCGGGGCACAGTGTGCTCACGCCGCCCTTGCTCTACACAGGATCATGATTGACCGGGCCGACACATTCGGGGAGATGATGTTGTCTTGGGAACAGTTTGGGTGAGTGAGTAACAAAGACTTGtaagaatataaaacaaagcaataaaacaataggAGTATCATTTATAGCTTGTCGGTATTTCGAAAACGTGTTTGAGAGCCTTTGTGTCGTCATCGTTGTCGGTTTCGGAATCGTACAGAACCTTCCAACtttgtgcatacatgtatataaaaacgTTGCAATGTATAATATGCACAGCTCATTTAAGTATGCATATGAGGCAATGTCTTGCAATCTCGCTAGTATGAGTGTCGAATTGTGGCAATAGGCCAACTGAGAAAAATGGAAGAGCACCGAGCCTGCTTGTTACCTCACATATTTATGTTCTTTCAtcaaaatagacaaaaaaaacatccaCGAGCTTTAAACTGAACATATAATTTATCTataatcaaaaaaataaatattttattttcaaacatcgctCGAAATCAGCTTTATAAATCTTTTGAAGGTTAAAGCTACTACTTTCAGGGAAACGAAGATAGTGTTAAAGGCCGAAAACTCAGCACAACTGAAAGCACTTGCTCAGCAAGCTGAGTCTAAGGGTCTTCCAAACTACCTCGTCCATGATGCCGGCAGAACACAGGTGATAActgtttttgcttttaaatataaaggGATATCATAAGGCCGAACCCAATAGCCTAGATTTTATCCCAGATCCTCAAAGGATCAAGCCCAATCAAGCACAAAGCAAGACACAAAACCCTACAAGAAAAAAAACCATTACACATCTAAAAAATTGCCAGTGGTGAATGTTAAACACATATTgaattatgattaaaattatgataatgaaagctagttttaaattgattgatGCTTAAACTAGATAATTTTCCTTCGCAGTAACATTTTTAtcgaattttaaataaagaaaaagcaAATGTTTGTCAAGAACTGCAGATTATAGGTGTTTCCATTAACCTTCCAGagcagttaaaattaaaaagttaaagcgatgacgttaacaacgttgttaactaaAACAACGATCTAAGCAACCGGTGTATTGTACTATTGTGGCGAATAAGAATTATTTCATCTTaaatttttatgatttatttttaaactaaactgAATCTATAAAAAAAGCATCCATGTGTTAAGGTGGTGTTTGTGGTagacattttttctatgataAATCCAATTTACAGTGTTTTATTGTTGGTAATGTTCCTATAATGGTAGCTATTTTGAGAGATTTCAATAATTTGTGAGATTTTCCGGGCATGGTTCCTGACGTCATTACTACATTTAACGATGTACAATATTTAATTGGAACAATACTTATccttattatattatttatgatatcttttttatgttttttttttcgcttcaaaaagatttcaaaacaaatttatttcactAAGGAAAATAAACATTGCAAATGTCCTGATGATATTTCTGATGATTGCAGATAGCAGCCGGTTCCCAAACAGTTTTAGGGATCATTGGAAAACTGGATGTGGTAGACTCCATAACAGGAAAGTTAAAGCTACTCTGAGATGGCTTAGTCTGGATCAATCGGGGTATGATGTCAATATTTAATTCACGTATCTGATATTAAGTTATTGGTTATGGAAGACAGATGATAAAGCAAGTTGAAAGGCGAAAAAATACCAAAGCATCAAGTTTGACAATAAGAAGTAAAAGTTGTCTGTGTTGAGATTCATTTCTTGGTCATGTAATGGGTTTTCCTTAAAACCAGCAGTTTGAGCCGAC
This genomic stretch from Mya arenaria isolate MELC-2E11 chromosome 10, ASM2691426v1 harbors:
- the LOC128204780 gene encoding probable peptidyl-tRNA hydrolase 2; its protein translation is MFDDYYFIQGPSFQAKEEIVTTLLTLGFSRNAAIKGCYYTGNYNADLAAAWIIENQDKNLDSPLEEDLDFEDADEDSEGDFPEGLDMYKMVLVVNSELNMGVGKVGAQCAHAALALHRIMIDRADTFGEMMLSWEQFGETKIVLKAENSAQLKALAQQAESKGLPNYLVHDAGRTQIAAGSQTVLGIIGKLDVVDSITGKLKLL